A region of Salvelinus alpinus chromosome 6, SLU_Salpinus.1, whole genome shotgun sequence DNA encodes the following proteins:
- the LOC139578972 gene encoding uncharacterized protein isoform X1 produces the protein MAETVLSLFDYREPPTLDSDGEGTKPAPTPRGRGCGRKRKGTPVKVCDRVFVTEDEEDSSEHSYCPGDGKEAAENKRPTLDGPCYINDPAQICSGSLELGEEGSSGGRGAAVMYPPPPNCRIREVHCGSQVRLVVIAIRDITKGEEITVDYSLTEWGDNTMGFRGTVSPGRYECLSDPENNSIKKEEESVPPSLSAQDYLTPSWPLSPSSSPLSHSNASDSDPQNEVGEDGSQRRTPCRRKRRRTTTPSKKRTTPHRTSPGRPPLSTSYRPLTFSPPPSSSSTSSRPSLFKSPAPLGPNTTANISINIARGVGMGLPPQKLSCAYCGRHFRSLGRHLDKHHPNQPEIRAALIERFMPHLAAAHAAHHAQSEQQPRTSAASGAEQNSHKPPQGGAAAAALSLSPQRPSATTAQSPSSAVGRNSSPLVLTPPRGRSAVAVSVLKRSPPPVAVTPPRKAGLRKVKKEKEEEEENDLVEVEVVRPKEEAEAACPHVFQQTPKEVERLPKEDENEEEEEESGMMEDDSGAEEKEKELLSLGRLHMLPLLSSLSSLVLYLRRLQHSAFLSLSRQLQSAEAWRLLCHSSLALLILYNRRRECEVSKLVIAEYRARVTPQCPVPVPPGAPPALTPLEASLSPFERLVLPHLPRVGVQGKRGRVQPLILPPHCEPCLELLLQTRQDVGVDPQNPYVFARPYHSPATPLRGTDLLRSLARSSGTRNPRALTQTRVRRQVAILTQLLLLGEGEEPGQPGGYAIERLEHFLEREYHVTQSCGGIGQDPGLMGRVGRVVLCGERDGVLFRGMSLHHICLELDVMSGNSADSYSDGDSGGEGGKEKGEVAPPSLLMVRKGRTNGRTPRARKLKVTPSSALPLSPSLPGRRRGSGGPKSGKRGVLKRPWSDAERAAVEEHLTSNIAELRVPAKADCERCLQSCPLLVTNRRDWRAIKFYCHNRIQLLKKNQRREDDGTPIMVC, from the exons ATGGCGGAGACCGTACTCTCGCTCTTCGACTACCGGGAGCCACCGACCCTGGACAGCGACGGAGAGGGAACCAAACCGGCGCCGACACCTCGGGG ACGAGGTTGTGGGAGGAAAAGGAAGGGAACGCCAGTGAAAGTGTGCGACCGAGTCTTTGTCACAGAGGATGAGGAGGACAGCTCCGAACACAGCTACTGTCcag GTGATGGTAAGGAGGCTGCAGAGAACAAACGACCAACACTGGATGGACCATGCTACATCAATGACCCTGCTCAGATCTG CAGTGGGTCTTTAGAGCTGGGTGAGGAGGGATCCAGCGGGGGCAGGGGGGCGGCGGTGATGTACCCCCCTCCTCCAAACTGCCGCATCCGCGAGGTACACTGTGGGAGCCAGGTGCGTCTGGTCGTCATAGCGATCCGAGACATCACCAAGGGAGAGGAGATCACCGTTGACTACAGCCTGACCGAGTGGGGAGATAACACTATG GGTTTCCGTGGTACTGTGTCTCCAGGGAGATATGAGTGTCTCTCCGACCCTGAGAACAACAGTATCAAAAAG GAGGAAGAGTCcgtgcccccctctctctcagcccagGACTACCTCACCCCTTCCTGGCCcctttccccctcttcctcccccctctcccactccaaTGCCAGCGACTCGGATCCCCAGAATGAGGTGGGTGAGGACGGGAGTCAGAGACGCACACCTTGCCGCCGCAAACGCCGCCGGACCACCACCCCCTCCAAAAAGAGAACCACCCCTCACCGGACATCCCCGGGCCGCCCCCCCCTCTCCACTTCATACCgccccctcaccttctccccccctccctcctcctcctccacctcttctcgcCCTTCTCTGTTCAAATCCCCTGCTCCGTTGGGACCAAACACGACGGCGAACATCAGTATTAACATCGCCAGGGGGGTCGGGATGGGCTTGCCCCCCCAGAAGCTGAGCTGCGCTTACTGCGGGCGCCACTTCCGCTCACTGGGGCGCCACCTGGACAAGCACCACCCCAACCAACCCGAGATCCGCGCCGCGCTTATCGAGCGCTTTATGCCCCACCTGGCGGCCGCGCACGCCGCACACCACGCTCAGTCCGAGCAGCAACCTCGGACATCGGCGGCGTCAGGAGCGGAGCAAAATTCACACAAGCCACCACAGGGTGGCGCCGCAGCCGCCgcgctctccctgtctcctcaaCGTCCATCCGCCACCACTGCCCAGTCCCCTTCCTCCGCCGTCGGGAGAAACTCCTCCCCCCTGGTGTTGACTCCGCCCCGAGGACGCAGTGCCGTGGCCGTGTCCGTTCTGAAGAGAAGCCCGCCTCCGGTGGCTGTGACCCCACCCAGAAAGGCGGGACTGCGCAAAGTGAAGAAggaaaaagaggaggaggaagagaacgaCCTGGTGGAAGTGGAGGTGGTGAGGCCCAAAGAAGAGGCAGAGGCGGCTTGTCCCCACGTCTTTCAGCAGACGCCCAAAGAGGTGGAGCGGCTGCCTAAAGAGGATGAaaatgaagaagaggaggaggagagcggaATGATGGAAGACGACAGTGGagcggaggagaaggagaaggagttgTTGAG tttGGGCCGTCTCCACAtgctacccctcctctcctccctgtcttccCTGGTTCTCTACCTCCGCAGGCTCCAGCACTCTGCCTTCCTCTCCCTGTCCCGCCAGCTCCAATCCGCCGAGGCCTGGCGCCTACTGTGCCACTCTTCCCTCGCCCTGCTCATCCTCTACAACCGTCGCCGCGAGTGCGAGGTCTCCAAACTGGTCATAGCCGAATACCGCGCCCGTGTCACCCCCCAGTGCCCCGTGCCGGTGCCCCCCGGCGCCCCGCCCGCCCTCACACCCCTGGAGGCATCGCTTTCGCCCTTTGAGCGTCTCGTGCTTCCGCATTTGCCTCGAGTAGGTGTCCAGGGCAAACGAGGAAGAGTCCAGCCTCTTATCCTGCCACCGCACTGCGAGCCGTGTCTGGAACTCCTCCTCCAGACCAGGCAAGATGTCGGCGTTGATCCCCAGAACCCGTACGTCTTCGCCCGGCCGTACCACTCTCCAGCCACCCCCCTCCGGGGCACCGACCTCCTCCGGAGCCTGGCCCGCTCCAGCGGCACCCGGAACCCCCGCGCCCTCACCCAGACGCGTGTCCGGCGCCAGGTCGCCATCTTGACGCAGCTGCTATTGCTCGGCGAGGGGGAGGAGCCAGGACAGCCGGGCGGGTACGCCATAGAGCGCCTGGAACACTTCCTGGAGCGCGAGTACCACGTGACGCAGAGCTGCGGCGGGATTGGCCAGGACCCGGGGCTGATGGGTAGAGTGGGGCGCGTGGTGCTGTGCGGGGAGAGAGACGGCGTGCTGTTCCGGGGGATGAGCCTCCACCACATCTGTCTGGAGCTTGACG TGATGTCAGGCAACTCGGCCGACTCTTACTCGGACGGCGACTCTGGCGgcgaaggggggaaggagaagggtGAGGTGGCCCCTCCCAGCCTGCTGATGGTGAGGAAGGGCAGGACCAACGGCAGGACGCCGCGTGCCAGGAAACTCAAGGTCACGCCCTCCTCCGCATTGCCCCTCTCCCCCTCGCTCCCCGGCCGCAGGAGAGGCTCAGGTGGGCCcaaatcag GCAAACGCGGCGTCCTCAAGCGCCCGTGGTCAGACGCGGAGCGCGCCGCCGTGGAGGAGCACCTGACCTCCAACATCGCCGAGCTGCGCGTGCCCGCCAAAGCCGACTGCGAGCGCTGCCTTCAGAGCTGCCCGCTGCTGGTCACCAACCGGCGCGACTGGCGGGCCATCAAATTCTACTGTCACAACCGCATCCAGCTGCTCAAGAAGAACCAGCGGCGCGAGGACGACGGGACGCCAATCATGGTGTGCTGA
- the LOC139578972 gene encoding uncharacterized protein isoform X2 yields MAETVLSLFDYREPPTLDSDGEGTKPAPTPRGRGCGRKRKGTPVKVCDRVFVTEDEEDSSEHSYCPGDGKEAAENKRPTLDGPCYINDPAQICSGSLELGEEGSSGGRGAAVMYPPPPNCRIREVHCGSQVRLVVIAIRDITKGEEITVDYSLTEWGDNTMGFRGTVSPGRYECLSDPENNSIKKEEESVPPSLSAQDYLTPSWPLSPSSSPLSHSNASDSDPQNEVGEDGSQRRTPCRRKRRRTTTPSKKRTTPHRTSPGRPPLSTSYRPLTFSPPPSSSSTSSRPSLFKSPAPLGPNTTANISINIARGVGMGLPPQKLSCAYCGRHFRSLGRHLDKHHPNQPEIRAALIERFMPHLAAAHAAHHAQSEQQPRTSAASGAEQNSHKPPQGGAAAAALSLSPQRPSATTAQSPSSAVGRNSSPLVLTPPRGRSAVAVSVLKRSPPPVAVTPPRKAGLRKVKKEKEEEEENDLVEVEVVRPKEEAEAACPHVFQQTPKEVERLPKEDENEEEEEESGMMEDDSGAEEKEKELLSLGRLHMLPLLSSLSSLVLYLRRLQHSAFLSLSRQLQSAEAWRLLCHSSLALLILYNRRRECEVSKLVIAEYRARVTPQCPVPVPPGAPPALTPLEASLSPFERLVLPHLPRVGVQGKRGRVQPLILPPHCEPCLELLLQTRQDVGVDPQNPYVFARPYHSPATPLRGTDLLRSLARSSGTRNPRALTQTRVRRQVAILTQLLLLGEGEEPGQPGGYAIERLEHFLEREYHVTQSCGGIGQDPGLMGRVGRVVLCGERDGVLFRGMSLHHICLELDVMSGNSADSYSDGDSGGEGGKEKGEVAPPSLLMVRKGRTNGRTPRARKLKVTPSSALPLSPSLPGRRRGSGKRGVLKRPWSDAERAAVEEHLTSNIAELRVPAKADCERCLQSCPLLVTNRRDWRAIKFYCHNRIQLLKKNQRREDDGTPIMVC; encoded by the exons ATGGCGGAGACCGTACTCTCGCTCTTCGACTACCGGGAGCCACCGACCCTGGACAGCGACGGAGAGGGAACCAAACCGGCGCCGACACCTCGGGG ACGAGGTTGTGGGAGGAAAAGGAAGGGAACGCCAGTGAAAGTGTGCGACCGAGTCTTTGTCACAGAGGATGAGGAGGACAGCTCCGAACACAGCTACTGTCcag GTGATGGTAAGGAGGCTGCAGAGAACAAACGACCAACACTGGATGGACCATGCTACATCAATGACCCTGCTCAGATCTG CAGTGGGTCTTTAGAGCTGGGTGAGGAGGGATCCAGCGGGGGCAGGGGGGCGGCGGTGATGTACCCCCCTCCTCCAAACTGCCGCATCCGCGAGGTACACTGTGGGAGCCAGGTGCGTCTGGTCGTCATAGCGATCCGAGACATCACCAAGGGAGAGGAGATCACCGTTGACTACAGCCTGACCGAGTGGGGAGATAACACTATG GGTTTCCGTGGTACTGTGTCTCCAGGGAGATATGAGTGTCTCTCCGACCCTGAGAACAACAGTATCAAAAAG GAGGAAGAGTCcgtgcccccctctctctcagcccagGACTACCTCACCCCTTCCTGGCCcctttccccctcttcctcccccctctcccactccaaTGCCAGCGACTCGGATCCCCAGAATGAGGTGGGTGAGGACGGGAGTCAGAGACGCACACCTTGCCGCCGCAAACGCCGCCGGACCACCACCCCCTCCAAAAAGAGAACCACCCCTCACCGGACATCCCCGGGCCGCCCCCCCCTCTCCACTTCATACCgccccctcaccttctccccccctccctcctcctcctccacctcttctcgcCCTTCTCTGTTCAAATCCCCTGCTCCGTTGGGACCAAACACGACGGCGAACATCAGTATTAACATCGCCAGGGGGGTCGGGATGGGCTTGCCCCCCCAGAAGCTGAGCTGCGCTTACTGCGGGCGCCACTTCCGCTCACTGGGGCGCCACCTGGACAAGCACCACCCCAACCAACCCGAGATCCGCGCCGCGCTTATCGAGCGCTTTATGCCCCACCTGGCGGCCGCGCACGCCGCACACCACGCTCAGTCCGAGCAGCAACCTCGGACATCGGCGGCGTCAGGAGCGGAGCAAAATTCACACAAGCCACCACAGGGTGGCGCCGCAGCCGCCgcgctctccctgtctcctcaaCGTCCATCCGCCACCACTGCCCAGTCCCCTTCCTCCGCCGTCGGGAGAAACTCCTCCCCCCTGGTGTTGACTCCGCCCCGAGGACGCAGTGCCGTGGCCGTGTCCGTTCTGAAGAGAAGCCCGCCTCCGGTGGCTGTGACCCCACCCAGAAAGGCGGGACTGCGCAAAGTGAAGAAggaaaaagaggaggaggaagagaacgaCCTGGTGGAAGTGGAGGTGGTGAGGCCCAAAGAAGAGGCAGAGGCGGCTTGTCCCCACGTCTTTCAGCAGACGCCCAAAGAGGTGGAGCGGCTGCCTAAAGAGGATGAaaatgaagaagaggaggaggagagcggaATGATGGAAGACGACAGTGGagcggaggagaaggagaaggagttgTTGAG tttGGGCCGTCTCCACAtgctacccctcctctcctccctgtcttccCTGGTTCTCTACCTCCGCAGGCTCCAGCACTCTGCCTTCCTCTCCCTGTCCCGCCAGCTCCAATCCGCCGAGGCCTGGCGCCTACTGTGCCACTCTTCCCTCGCCCTGCTCATCCTCTACAACCGTCGCCGCGAGTGCGAGGTCTCCAAACTGGTCATAGCCGAATACCGCGCCCGTGTCACCCCCCAGTGCCCCGTGCCGGTGCCCCCCGGCGCCCCGCCCGCCCTCACACCCCTGGAGGCATCGCTTTCGCCCTTTGAGCGTCTCGTGCTTCCGCATTTGCCTCGAGTAGGTGTCCAGGGCAAACGAGGAAGAGTCCAGCCTCTTATCCTGCCACCGCACTGCGAGCCGTGTCTGGAACTCCTCCTCCAGACCAGGCAAGATGTCGGCGTTGATCCCCAGAACCCGTACGTCTTCGCCCGGCCGTACCACTCTCCAGCCACCCCCCTCCGGGGCACCGACCTCCTCCGGAGCCTGGCCCGCTCCAGCGGCACCCGGAACCCCCGCGCCCTCACCCAGACGCGTGTCCGGCGCCAGGTCGCCATCTTGACGCAGCTGCTATTGCTCGGCGAGGGGGAGGAGCCAGGACAGCCGGGCGGGTACGCCATAGAGCGCCTGGAACACTTCCTGGAGCGCGAGTACCACGTGACGCAGAGCTGCGGCGGGATTGGCCAGGACCCGGGGCTGATGGGTAGAGTGGGGCGCGTGGTGCTGTGCGGGGAGAGAGACGGCGTGCTGTTCCGGGGGATGAGCCTCCACCACATCTGTCTGGAGCTTGACG TGATGTCAGGCAACTCGGCCGACTCTTACTCGGACGGCGACTCTGGCGgcgaaggggggaaggagaagggtGAGGTGGCCCCTCCCAGCCTGCTGATGGTGAGGAAGGGCAGGACCAACGGCAGGACGCCGCGTGCCAGGAAACTCAAGGTCACGCCCTCCTCCGCATTGCCCCTCTCCCCCTCGCTCCCCGGCCGCAGGAGAGGCTCAG GCAAACGCGGCGTCCTCAAGCGCCCGTGGTCAGACGCGGAGCGCGCCGCCGTGGAGGAGCACCTGACCTCCAACATCGCCGAGCTGCGCGTGCCCGCCAAAGCCGACTGCGAGCGCTGCCTTCAGAGCTGCCCGCTGCTGGTCACCAACCGGCGCGACTGGCGGGCCATCAAATTCTACTGTCACAACCGCATCCAGCTGCTCAAGAAGAACCAGCGGCGCGAGGACGACGGGACGCCAATCATGGTGTGCTGA